The Candidatus Poribacteria bacterium genome has a segment encoding these proteins:
- the hisB gene encoding imidazoleglycerol-phosphate dehydratase HisB, whose product MDRIAEIARETAETRIRLRLDLDGTGASDINTGVGFLDHMLELFAKHGFFDLEIHAEGDLHVDAHHTTEDVGICLGQALQKAVLDKAGMQRFGSFTVPMYESLAKVDLDVCGRPYLYYETPLVPGKVGDFDIELTEEFFHGFVNHSGTTLHINVPYGTNQHHIIEAIFKAVAKALHIATRLDERITGVLSTKGSL is encoded by the coding sequence ATGGATAGAATAGCAGAAATTGCCCGCGAAACAGCAGAAACCCGTATCCGCCTCCGACTTGACCTTGACGGAACCGGAGCCTCCGATATTAACACCGGGGTTGGATTCCTGGATCACATGTTGGAACTCTTTGCCAAACACGGCTTCTTCGATCTGGAAATCCACGCGGAAGGTGATTTACACGTGGATGCCCACCATACGACTGAAGATGTCGGTATCTGCTTAGGGCAAGCCCTCCAAAAAGCGGTCTTGGATAAAGCCGGAATGCAACGTTTCGGCAGTTTCACCGTCCCGATGTATGAATCCCTCGCCAAAGTAGACTTGGATGTTTGCGGACGTCCGTATCTCTATTATGAAACGCCGCTTGTGCCTGGGAAAGTCGGCGATTTTGATATTGAACTCACCGAAGAATTTTTTCACGGGTTTGTGAACCATAGTGGGACAACTTTGCACATCAACGTCCCCTATGGCACAAATCAACACCACATCATTGAAGCCATCTTTAAAGCAGTTGCGAAAGCCTTACACATCGCTA